A region from the Aegilops tauschii subsp. strangulata cultivar AL8/78 chromosome 5, Aet v6.0, whole genome shotgun sequence genome encodes:
- the LOC109784152 gene encoding uncharacterized protein isoform X1 produces the protein MAMDFPIDPVDSGCRLPIFPEEAGSVVAHIGGMFGAGLGADEESANGSRGERGEAANEESRSSEILGAPCRGRLGVLPPYKAQPSVAAGGGAVSSAFSQSEGGSADVIEHGVTKGPVNGDQLALIESVLRVMMQHPLSLLATWICKPQVGLEGQE, from the exons ATGGCGATGGATTTTCCAATCGATCCGGTCGACAG TGGATGCAGGTTACCCATCTTCCCGGAGGAGGCAGGGAGCGTGGTAGCTCACATCGGTGGTATGTTTGGAGCCGGACTTGGTGCAGATGAAGAATCGGCAAACGGGTCCCGTGGGGAACGGGGGGAGGCGGCCAACGAGGAGTCGAGGAGCAGTGAGATTCTGGGTGCACCTTGTCGGGGCAGATTGGGAGTGTTGCCCCCCTACAAGGCACAACCGAGTGTGGCGGCTGGTGGTGGCGCCGTGTCGTCTGCTTTCAGCCAGAGCGAGGGGGGTAGCGCAGATGTCATTGAGCATGGAGTCACTAAAGGCCCCGTAAATGGAGATCAGTTGGCTCTAATTGAAAGCGTGCTGAGAGTGATGATGCAGCATCCGCTCAGTCTACTCGCAACATGGATCTGCAAGCCCCAAGTTGGACTAGAAG GGCAAGAGTAG
- the LOC109784152 gene encoding uncharacterized protein isoform X2, producing MAMDFPIDPVDRLPIFPEEAGSVVAHIGGMFGAGLGADEESANGSRGERGEAANEESRSSEILGAPCRGRLGVLPPYKAQPSVAAGGGAVSSAFSQSEGGSADVIEHGVTKGPVNGDQLALIESVLRVMMQHPLSLLATWICKPQVGLEGQE from the exons ATGGCGATGGATTTTCCAATCGATCCGGTCGACAG GTTACCCATCTTCCCGGAGGAGGCAGGGAGCGTGGTAGCTCACATCGGTGGTATGTTTGGAGCCGGACTTGGTGCAGATGAAGAATCGGCAAACGGGTCCCGTGGGGAACGGGGGGAGGCGGCCAACGAGGAGTCGAGGAGCAGTGAGATTCTGGGTGCACCTTGTCGGGGCAGATTGGGAGTGTTGCCCCCCTACAAGGCACAACCGAGTGTGGCGGCTGGTGGTGGCGCCGTGTCGTCTGCTTTCAGCCAGAGCGAGGGGGGTAGCGCAGATGTCATTGAGCATGGAGTCACTAAAGGCCCCGTAAATGGAGATCAGTTGGCTCTAATTGAAAGCGTGCTGAGAGTGATGATGCAGCATCCGCTCAGTCTACTCGCAACATGGATCTGCAAGCCCCAAGTTGGACTAGAAG GGCAAGAGTAG